CAAAAAGTGTGTCATGAATTTATGACACACTTTTTTTTTTTGGGGGGGTAAACATAAATCTTGCTAATGAAAATCCATACTATATTCAGATAAAAGAAACTATAGTTGTGAATTTAACACTAAGAAAACAATACGAGAATAAATTATTTAAAATTATAGGAAAAATCAAGCAACACAAACGTTTGCATTGTTTTTTAGTTAAAACCCGTTAAATATTCGTAAAATACAAGTAAAAGGCAAAATATGGAGAAAAAAGGCAAAAAAATATTTGGTAGAATAAATAAAAAGTATTACCTTTGCCATCGTTATCCTGAAAACAATCTTTTTACCTTAAAGGAAACTAATACCTATTGAAGATTTGGAGCGGTAGCCTGTGAAGGTCATCGCTTTTTTTTGCATTAAATTTTCCACCATCCCTTGCGCAAACTTCAAGCGCTCATCCAATTAATTATACATGTCATACTATATGTAAAAAAAGAAAATATATCATATTGCATTCTTGTCATCAAGGAGAAAACACCATAGCCCTACCCACTTTTATTTTTCCCTGGGCAGGCAAAAATTTCTCCGTGGGCAAGCAAAAAAAAATCATGGGCAGCCAGCAAAAAAAAAATCTGACTTTTCCTGATTTCAGTAGACACTTTTTTACTTTATAAACTAAAAAGGTAGACACTATCAATTTCATAAAACTGAAATAGTAGACACTCCTTATTTTTTGTTCCTAATTTTATAGACACAATAAAAAGAATCGTACTATATTTGTAGTCACTACCCTTCCACTGGACTTACCGAAACCGGACTTTGATATTTTTCATCAAGAAAGGACAAATGTTCCATTACTTATATAGATTTATTTAGATTTTGGAAAAATTACAATATAAACTTGTAATTTTTCCAATTTTTATTTGGTGGTTTAAGAAATTCTTTCTATCTTTGCAACCGAAATCAAAAAGCAACAGAATATGAATAATGGCAAAGTAGCATACAATAGACTTATCGAATGCGATATCCGTCCGTCGATTCAGAGAATTGCTATCATGGATTATCTCCTGACGCATCCTATCCATCCGACTATCGATGATGTCTATCAAGAATTGTATAAGACAATACCTACACTCAGCAGAACTACAGTATATAATACGCTGAGAATGATGAGCGAGAAGAATGCTGCTCAAATGATTACCATTGATGAGCATCGTGTGTGTTATGACGGAAACACGACTCCTCATGTTCATTTCTTCTGCAAGAAATGTGGAAAAGTGATTGACCTCTTCGACGAGAAGGCACCCAAGATGACCAAACAAAAGGTGATAGAGGGGAATATCGTAGATGAACAACAGCTCTACTACAAGGGAATTTGCGCTGATTGTGCTAAACTCAACGAGGAAAAGAAGCGCAAGGCAAAATAAGCAGAGCTACCGCCAGACATCACATTGACACATTATTAATATATAGTATATACAAAACAGAAATAGAATTATTAACTTATAAAACAAGAACATTATGAAGAAGAAATTTATTTGCACCGTATGTGGATATATCTATGAAGGAACTGAAGCACCTGAGAAGTGCCCAATCTGTAAGGCACCTGCCGACAAGTTCAAGGAGATGGAGAATGCAGTTGACGACGACTTGACTTTCGCAACTGTTCACGTTTTGGGTCAGGCTTATAAGGATGGCGTCAACGAGGACGTTATCAAGGGCTTGAAGGACCATTTCAATGGTGAGTGCGGTGAGGTTGGTATGTATCTCGCCATGGCACGCCAGGCAGACCGTGAGGGCTATCCAGAAATCGCTGAGGCTTACAAGCGTTATGCTTTCGAGGAGGCAGATCACGCTTCTCGCTTTGCAGAGCTTCTCGGTGAGGTTTTGGGTGATACCAAGAGCAACCTCGAGGCACGTATCGCAGCCGAGAAGGGTGCATGCGAGGACAAGTTCCGCATTGCCAAGTTGGCTAAGGAGCAGGGATCTGATGCAATCCACGATACTGTACACGAGATGGCTAAGGATGAGGCTCGCCACTGCGCAGGCTTTGCCGGTCTCTACAAGAGATATTTCAAATAATGCATTACATTTCTCATTAATTTGTACCTGATATAAAAGAGTTCATGTTAGGAAACAGATTTTTGAGTATAAGTAATAAGATGAAGAATTCGAGAGGGCTTGTCGGGAAACTGGCAAGCCCTCGTTTTCTTGGTATGCTCGGCATGAGCTTATTCTAATGGGTGCAAGTCCCTAACGAGCCCCAATAGCGGGAATCGTATAGCCAATAGCAAGGGTGTCCATTGCGAGGTGGAATCTGAAAGAAGCTTGCGGCAAACATCTGACCTAACGCACAGAAACTTCATACAAGGCATTTGACCATGGATGAGATTGCCAAACAAATCAAAGTCCTATAGCTATTCGGAATGGTTGGTGTAAATGAAGTGGGTATAAGATGGAAAGAATAAGCCCTTATCCGAGGAGGTCTCACGGACATGGCGATTAGTTGCTTTTACGAAAGTCATGGAGTAAAGCTTGCCGTGAGAAGTCAGCAGATGCCATAGTAGTGGAGTTCTCGATAACACTCCATGAAGGGCAGAACCTATAAATTAAACGATAGTAATTGAAACGTACCTTATGAAGGAAAGAATGCAGAAAACATTGGCAGAAGTCAAGGGCTGCCCACAGAAAGATAGGACGGAATCCGAAGGATATGTGGGAGCGCAGACCTTCATGTGGATATGTGAAGACAACATCGTGGAAGTACCATTCGATAAGGAACACCTATTGGAGCGCATCATCAGTCCCGATAACTTGCTCAAAGCCTACAAGGCAGTGCAGCGTAACAAGGGCTGTAGCGGTATCGACAAGATGTCATGTGAGCAAATGCTCCCTTGGCTCTTGGCTAATAAGGATGTCCTAATCCGTTCCTTGCTTGACGGTTCATACCGTCCGAACCCAGTTAAAAGGGTAGAGATACCCAAAGACAATGGCAAGATGCGCCTGTTGGGCATCCCCACGGTCATAGACCGTCTGGTTCAACAAGCCATCAATCAGACCCTAACCCCCATCTATGAGCGCCAATTCTCTCCAAGAAGCTACGGCTTTCGTCCGAGAAGAGGTTGCCATGATGCCCTGAGAAGTGCGCAGAAAATGGTCGATGAAGGCTACATC
This is a stretch of genomic DNA from Segatella hominis. It encodes these proteins:
- a CDS encoding Fur family transcriptional regulator, whose protein sequence is MNNGKVAYNRLIECDIRPSIQRIAIMDYLLTHPIHPTIDDVYQELYKTIPTLSRTTVYNTLRMMSEKNAAQMITIDEHRVCYDGNTTPHVHFFCKKCGKVIDLFDEKAPKMTKQKVIEGNIVDEQQLYYKGICADCAKLNEEKKRKAK
- a CDS encoding NADH peroxidase; this translates as MKKKFICTVCGYIYEGTEAPEKCPICKAPADKFKEMENAVDDDLTFATVHVLGQAYKDGVNEDVIKGLKDHFNGECGEVGMYLAMARQADREGYPEIAEAYKRYAFEEADHASRFAELLGEVLGDTKSNLEARIAAEKGACEDKFRIAKLAKEQGSDAIHDTVHEMAKDEARHCAGFAGLYKRYFK